One genomic segment of Impatiens glandulifera chromosome 6, dImpGla2.1, whole genome shotgun sequence includes these proteins:
- the LOC124943394 gene encoding uncharacterized mitochondrial protein AtMg00810-like — MSVRGALYTKKSENDMMVVVLYVDDLIFTGSNTKLIEELKEIMKKEFEMTDLGLMKYFLGLDVKQSYVGICISQERYALEIFKKFKMEDCNPVSLPMEPGTKVSKFDGGERADAGRYRSLVGSLMYLTSTRPDLMLSVGITSRFMEDPSYTHWKDLKIIH; from the coding sequence ATGTCCGTACGAGGAGCCTTGTACACAAAGAAATCAGAAAATGATATGATGGTAGTCGTTCTCTATGTCGACGACCTCATATTCACCGGAAGCAACACAAAACTGATTGAGGAGTTGAAGGAGATAATGaagaaggagttcgagatgacaGACTTaggtttgatgaaatattttcttggcctaGATGTGAAGCAGTCGTATGTAGGGATTTGTATATCCCAAGAGAGGTATGCGCTTGAAATTTTCAAGAAGTTTAAAATGGAGGACTGCAACCCAGTTTCACTTCCAATGGAACCAGGCACTAAAGTCTCAAagtttgatggaggagaacgAGCTGATGCTGGGAGATATCGAAGCTTAGTCGGAAGTCTAATGTATCTTACAAGCACGAGACCCGACCTAATGTTGAGTGTTGGGATAACAAGCAGATTCATGGAGGATCCAAGCTATACACATTGGAAGGACTTGAAGATAATTCATTGA
- the LOC124943393 gene encoding polygalacturonase-like yields MSSCLVFTLILNSLIAAATAATYNVVTFGAKANGKTDSTKAFLSTWASACASSGKATIYVPSGRYLIGSTAVFSGLNCKFSAITIRIDGTLVAPSDYRILGSSVNWIMFQRVNGISINGGILDGQGTSLWACKASKKGCPKGFTSLKISNSNNVIVSGLRSLNSQMFHIAINGCNNVKLQNLKISAPSASPNTDGIHISQSSVVTITNSVIGTGDDCISIGPGSTNLWIQNIVCGPGHGISIGSLGQTLQEAGVQNVTVTSTTFTGTENGVRIKTFAKPSNGFVKNVLFQHVTMVNVKNPIIIDQHYCPGGNGCSNQESGVKINGITYLDIHGTSTKQVGVKFDCSKTNPCSGLRLNNINLLVGNSKVVPQVSCSNAKITTSGVTVPVSCS; encoded by the exons ATGTCTTCTTGTCTTGTTTTCACACTTATCTTAAACTCTCTAATTGCAGCAGCAACAGCAGCCACATACAATGTGGTTACCTTCGGAGCCAAGGCTAACGGTAAGACCGATTCGACCAAAGCATTTCTGAGTACATGGGCTTCGGCTTGTGCCTCATCTGGAAAAGCTACAATCTATGTGCCATCTGGAAGATACTTGATCGGATCAACCGCCGTATTTAGTGGCCTAAACTGCAAATTCAGTGCGATCACAATTCGCATCGATGGAACCCTCGTGGCCCCATCAGATTATCGGATTCTGGGAAGTTCGGTAAATTGGATCATGTTTCAAAGGGTCAATGGAATCTCTATCAATGGTGGCATACTTGATGGCCAAGGCACCAGCTTATGGGCTTGCAAAGCTTCCAAGAAGGGCTGCCCTAAGGGATTTACG TCTTTAAAGATCAGCAATTCGAACAATGTCATTGTAAGTGGATTAAGATCGTTAAACAGCCAAATGTTTCACATCGCGATAAATGGATGCAACAATGTCAAATTGCAAAATTTGAAGATATCGGCTCCTAGTGCAAGTCCAAATACCGATGGCATCCACATATCGCAATCCTCTGTTGTCACAATCACCAATTCTGTTATTGGAACCGGTGATGACTGCATCTCTATTGGCCCCGGCTCCACCAATTTATGGATCCAAAACATTGTTTGCGGGCCTGGACATGGTATCAG TATTGGAAGCCTAGGGCAAACCTTACAAGAGGCTGGAGTACAAAACGTGACGGTAACAAGTACGACATTTACAGGAACAGAAAACGGGGTGCGAATAAAGACTTTCGCTAAGCCAAGTAATGGATTTGTTAAGAATGTTCTCTTCCAACATGTTACTATGGTCAATGTCAAAAACCCTATAATCATTGATCAACATTATTGCCCGGGCGGAAACGGTTGTTCAAATCAG GAGTCAGGAGTGAAAATCAACGGAATAACTTACCTAGACATTCATGGAACATCAACCAAACAAGTGGGAGTGAAATTCGACTGCAGTAAGACAAATCCATGTAGTGGATTAAGGTTGAATAACATCAATTTATTGGTCGGAAATAGTAAAGTGGTACCACAAGTATCATGCTCCAATGCTAAAATCACTACTTCCGGTGTAACAGTCCCTGTCAGCTGCTCGTAG